Below is a window of Cystobacter ferrugineus DNA.
GCGGTGATTGGCGATGCCACGCTGGCCGACGCCATCCTCGACCGGCTGGTGCACAACGCCCATCGCCTCAAGCTCACGGGCGACTCGGTGCGCCGCCCGGAAGGGAATTTGACCCGGGCCAAGAAGGGGGCGAAGTGAACCCCGGCCAGCGTCGCTGACGCTCCGACTGTTCCACATGGCCGGAACGGGTGTTCCACTTCGTCCGGAACGAGTGTTCCACTTCGCCGGAATACGCAGACTGGGACGTCACCCCCAAGGCATGCGGACCGTACCGCGCGCGCACCAAGGGCAAGACGGAGTCAGGCGTCAAGTACGTCAAGCGCAACGCGCTGGCCGGCAGGGACTTCGAGTCCTTCGCCGCGCTGCAGAAGCATCTGGTGGAGTGGATGGCCGAGGCGGATGCACGCGTGCACGGCACGACGCACGAGCTTCACGAGGTATTCAACGAGCAGTACCCCGCTTGCTACGACGGCAAATCCCCCTGGAATACAGTGGGTCCCGACCTGCCCTACACGGACAACTGACGATGGCCACGCCCCTGAACAGCTTGCGCGAAGAGGTCTCCCGCGAGCACTTCCCCCATCCCCCTGCCACCCCCGAGGAGATCGAAGAGTTCGAGCAGCAGGTGGGCTGGCGGCTGGACCCTGACCTTCGGGCCTTCTATCTGCACTGCAACGGGGCGGAGCTGATCAAACGGTTACCGGATAGCCCCTACCGCATCCTTCCCCTGTCGAAGATAGTCCGGGCGCGGGTCGCCATCTTCGGGAAGAAGAACGATGATGACGCGCACGGCCCTGCCTCGATGTGGGCCATCTGCGACGTGCAGGATGGAAACTACCTGCTGGTGGATGTGGCCCGGCAGGAGAATGGCCGCTATCCCGTCATGGATGGCTGGCACGAGGCGTGGCCGGACCCGAAGTATTGTGACCAGATAGCCACCTCCTTCTCGGACTTCTTGGAACGAGCCCTGCGTCAAGGCCAGGCTTACTGGCTGAACGAATGAGCCCGGCTGACTCCGAGCCTCATGGAGGAATTGCGCCCTCTCCTCCGCGCGAAGAACAACACGCCCCCCTCATCACGTCCCCCACCGGCCGCTCGTAGGGCTACACCACCACCTCGGGCAGCTCGCTCACCACCAGGTCCACGTCCTTGCCCTCCATCGTGTTGCCCGGCTTCTTCGCCCTCGCCCCGAGCGAGATGCGCACGTCGGGGCCCAGCCGAGCGTGCGCCCTCCACAATCGATGGTACAATCGCGGATGCCACGCTCGTATGGAACATCGGGCGCACAGCGTTCGTTCTCCGCACATTCACCGACACACGGTATACACCGGCATGCTCGTCCGCCACAGGGCGGAGAGCATGCGCCGGCGATCCCGTCTTGCCATCCAGGAACACGAGTGACGCGCCTTGGTGCGCAACCAGTGCCACGAGGCAGCGTTCGTGTTACTTCAACACTATCCCGATGGATTGTAACTTCTACGCAACTTAATCACACCAGAACGCCGCACCGCCTATCGAATGTGGAGTTCCCTGTACAACGCTAGTCGCGAGATCCATGCATGAACAGCATTCCAGAGGCAGTAGTTGAATGGTGTTTTGTTGTTCGCTGCGAAGGTGGAGAAGGAGAAGTTCGAGTTCGCTCCGATGGGGCAGTTGTCTTTACTGCCGGACCACCTGGATGGGTTTGCCTCGATGGAATCAGGTATCCAACAAGCGGCAGCACTCTGACCCGTGTATTGCGGAACGATGTATTCTGCCTGGACTCGCTGCAAAACCTCGAAGGCACAGCACTTGCATCAAAGGCGTTCCTCTTTCATTACACAAAATCAGAAACAGCGATTCGACACATTCTACCCAATCAAACACTCCGACTATCCACGTATGCAGGCACAAATGATCCACGCGAATCCAAGGACTGGGCTTTTACTCTGGTCAGCCCAGAAGGCATTGCCCCACCCGGAGAAGCCATTCATGTAAGCAAATCCCTCAGCCAAGCATTGAAGCACCATAGCCGCTTAGCATGTTTCTGCTCGGATGGACTAGAGCCCGCACAAAACCAATCAAACAAGCTTTACGACACCAATGGATGGACTCGCGCTCGGATGTGGGCTCAGTATGCAGACAACCATCGCGGCGTCGTACTCGTGTTTGACCGAAGACGTCTAATAGAAAATGCTCGCAAAAGCCTCCATGGCAAAGGAACATTGTTTTTCGGCAATGTGCTTTACGCTGAGCAGGGACATAGCGCAGAAATGCTTCCTTTCACAGTAGACTACCTCCAGTGGCGTGCATCTTCCGCCAAAGACTTCGCAGAGCAACATCTCAAACAACACAGAGATTGGCTCTTCTTCACCAAGCACATTGACTGGGCTCAGGAGCACGAATGCCGATTGGTACTCCACGGCGCATCCAACACGCACGAGTACATCTCAATCAAAGATGCCCTCGTTGAGGTTTGCGTGGGTGACGCCATCAGCGATAATGATTTTACTGAGCTACGACTGGAGGCATCAAAATCTGGATGCCCCATTTCAAGAGTATTTTGGCGGAATGGGATGCCGATCCGTAGTCCTGTCTAACAACTTCGCCTTGATATGGGCTCAACCGTGATTCACTCTCACACCACTTGATGACCAAACACGTGAAAAATATCATTAAGGGTGGTTGATGCCGTGAGGTCAAGACATCCGCTCATGCTCTCGTCGCAGAAAGTAGCGGGTTCTCCAGGGGGCAGAAGCTCACGGCACCACAACGTGAAGTCCGCACAGTCCTGAATGTCTCCAATGAATGCGATGGAGCACCCCTCGCGATTGAGCGAGCCCGTGACATCCCCATGGCCCATGGGGACACTGAACTCCAGCACATGGCTGCTCGCGGGATTTCGCACCTCTTCGACCATGGCCCTTGGCCAGCGAGACTTCATCGACTGGGTAAATGCCGAGGCTGTGATGACCGCCTGCCGTTCGGTGATGACGAAGTAGTTCATGGTAACGGTTCCTAGGTCTCACGGCCTGACGATGACTTCCCCAGGAATTCCGAACGAGCGGAGCAATGACTCAAAAAAAGGTACGGCCCTGGCGTCGTTCGTGATGACCTCGAGAGCGACGACAGGCGTCTCTGGTGCCGCGATGACAGCCGCATAGCGACGGAATTCATCAAAGACTTCCTGCTGAATCCACCGTCTGACATTTTCGTTGCACTTCGATTCGGAGATAAAGGGGCTTTTTTCTGGTGCATCAATGAATTTTGCCTCGATCAGACGGGCTTTTTCCAATCTTGCTCCGTCGGCCCAAATCTGCTCGTTTCCTCCTTCCACCAAGAACTCCTCGGGGCCCGCGTACCGCTGCTGGTATGCATACGCGGCGGGGGTACTTCGAGTGGGTCTCTTGCGTAGGCGATGAACCCATTGGACGAATGCTTTTGGATCAACGGTTTTGGCAGCCTGCTCCCGCGCTGTTCCCGTCGGAGAAGGAGGCTTCATGCCCCCCGTCATGGCCAGAGCTGGAGCCTGTAGGGTCGAGCGCGGCGTTTGTACGACGACCTGCGCCCCTTCAGCGGCAACGGCCGCCATCCCACGAGGTGGGCCCATGGAACCCGAGCGTCCTGGGCCAAGGAGTCTTTTGGTTAGAATGAAGGCCACGATATTGACACCTGCTGCCGCAATGGCCCGGGACAGGTGTGTGGCCGCGAAATCAAGGTCGGCATGGCTTCGTGCCGTGGAGGTACAGTTCGCGTAACGCCACAGTGCATCGGCAAGAGCCGCTGACTGCGCGGTGATCAGAATGACACCGATAGACATCAAGGCAGCATCAACGGCCTGTCCAACCACAGGGATGCCCTGAGTTCCAGCCCATGCGGTAGTCATCGTGACCATGAGAGCGAGACTCTCTGGCGTGAGCAACGCACGAGCTTCGTTCGCAGTGGACCGCGGCAACTGGCCCAAGGCGCGAACGGTGGACCGGCAGAACTTCTCGGTAGACTCCATTCGGTCCACCGGAGTGGAGGGCGCCTGACAAAGCGCGTCCTCCATCGAGTTGGCCCAGGCTGGCGCGGCGAATAGCAAACCAATCAACACGATGAGGGCTCTCATGAAAGGGGCTGCTCCTTGAACGCGTGCGCGCCTCGCAGCCTACCTGAGGATCCCGCCTCCCTCGTTGCCCCCCCTTTTCCAAGGTGCGCCCGGGACTGCCCTGAAGGTGAGCAAAGCCTCGACCAGGGCGGACGGCACACCATGAACCCCGACTCCACTCACCGCCGGGCCGGTTTGACGCGGGGCGAGCCCTCCTCGTGACCCTCGCGGCTGCGGGGGTGTTCGTCGCGGCTGTCCCGGACCACGCTCACGCCCCCCGAGTCCCGCAGCACGGTGCGCCACGAGCCCTGGGGCGCGAGCACGTCCGCCTCGCTCGGCCCCCAGGTCCCCGGCTCGTACTCGTACACCTGGCTGCCGTCGTCGAGGATCGGATCCACCACCCGCCACGCCTCCTCCACGCTCTCCTGGCGCGCGAAGAGCGACACGTCCCCGCGCATCGCGTCCCCCAGCAGCCGCTCGTAGGGCTTCACCACCACCTCGGGCAGCTCGCTCGCCACCAGGTCCACGTCCTCGCCCTCCATCGTACTGCCCGGCTTCTTCGCCCTCGCCCCGAGAGAGATGCGCACGTCGGGGCCCAGCCGGAAGCGCACGAAGTTGGGAGAGGCCTGCGCGGGCTCCTCGAAGATGGGCCGCGGCGGGTGGTTGAGTTCGACGAACACCTCCGTCGCGTCGGTGGGCAGGCACTTGCCGGCGCGAATGTAGAAGGGCACATCCGCCCATCTCCACGAGTCGATGAACAGCCTCACCGCGGCGAAGGTCTCCACCTGGGACGTGGGCGACACCCCGGGCACCTGCCGGTAGCCGCGGAACTGGCCGCGCACCACGCTGTCCGACGTGAGCGAGCGCATCGCCTTGAAGATCCGCGCCTTCTCGTCTCGCAGCGCCTCCGCGGACGAGCAGAAGGGCGCGTCCATGGCGAGCAGCGCGACGATCTGCAGCAGGTGGTTCTGCAACACGTCGCGGATGGCACCCACCTCGTCATAAAAGGC
It encodes the following:
- a CDS encoding ATP-binding protein produces the protein AVIGDATLADAILDRLVHNAHRLKLTGDSVRRPEGNLTRAKKGAK
- a CDS encoding restriction endonuclease fold toxin-2 domain-containing protein, translating into MRALIVLIGLLFAAPAWANSMEDALCQAPSTPVDRMESTEKFCRSTVRALGQLPRSTANEARALLTPESLALMVTMTTAWAGTQGIPVVGQAVDAALMSIGVILITAQSAALADALWRYANCTSTARSHADLDFAATHLSRAIAAAGVNIVAFILTKRLLGPGRSGSMGPPRGMAAVAAEGAQVVVQTPRSTLQAPALAMTGGMKPPSPTGTAREQAAKTVDPKAFVQWVHRLRKRPTRSTPAAYAYQQRYAGPEEFLVEGGNEQIWADGARLEKARLIEAKFIDAPEKSPFISESKCNENVRRWIQQEVFDEFRRYAAVIAAPETPVVALEVITNDARAVPFFESLLRSFGIPGEVIVRP
- a CDS encoding SMI1/KNR4 family protein, coding for MATPLNSLREEVSREHFPHPPATPEEIEEFEQQVGWRLDPDLRAFYLHCNGAELIKRLPDSPYRILPLSKIVRARVAIFGKKNDDDAHGPASMWAICDVQDGNYLLVDVARQENGRYPVMDGWHEAWPDPKYCDQIATSFSDFLERALRQGQAYWLNE
- the zwf gene encoding glucose-6-phosphate dehydrogenase, producing the protein MTAQPSDALVFFGATGDLAFKQIFPALQALVAREHLSVPIIGVAKADWNLERLRQRARESIQAHGQDDPASLERLCQLLRYVDGDYRDPKTFALVREALGKAQRPLHYLAIPPSMFGTVVEGLSKSSCLQEARVVVEKPFGRDLASARALNATLLRHLPESSIFRIDHFLGKEPVQNLLFFRFANVFLEPIWNRQHVRSVQVTLAESFGIKGRGAFYDEVGAIRDVLQNHLLQIVALLAMDAPFCSSAEALRDEKARIFKAMRSLTSDSVVRGQFRGYRQVPGVSPTSQVETFAAVRLFIDSWRWADVPFYIRAGKCLPTDATEVFVELNHPPRPIFEEPAQASPNFVRFRLGPDVRISLGARAKKPGSTMEGEDVDLVASELPEVVVKPYERLLGDAMRGDVSLFARQESVEEAWRVVDPILDDGSQVYEYEPGTWGPSEADVLAPQGSWRTVLRDSGGVSVVRDSRDEHPRSREGHEEGSPRVKPARR
- a CDS encoding DUF2971 domain-containing protein; its protein translation is MNSIPEAVVEWCFVVRCEGGEGEVRVRSDGAVVFTAGPPGWVCLDGIRYPTSGSTLTRVLRNDVFCLDSLQNLEGTALASKAFLFHYTKSETAIRHILPNQTLRLSTYAGTNDPRESKDWAFTLVSPEGIAPPGEAIHVSKSLSQALKHHSRLACFCSDGLEPAQNQSNKLYDTNGWTRARMWAQYADNHRGVVLVFDRRRLIENARKSLHGKGTLFFGNVLYAEQGHSAEMLPFTVDYLQWRASSAKDFAEQHLKQHRDWLFFTKHIDWAQEHECRLVLHGASNTHEYISIKDALVEVCVGDAISDNDFTELRLEASKSGCPISRVFWRNGMPIRSPV